Proteins from a single region of Chrysemys picta bellii isolate R12L10 chromosome 9, ASM1138683v2, whole genome shotgun sequence:
- the LOC101933240 gene encoding uncharacterized protein LOC101933240, which yields MEAEEAAHGESLSEDRRRLIPGAGRRRQGSLAAAVAQCLALSLICTAGAYPSWVLVSSGDRRNDSVLGAVWAVHPRDPAPDSPLLGRAGGVLMVSIAVCCVLAILSGYGAVVLDFLGLRRGAVAAPLLHGLATLLAAGAAALCSCLLELVRSRLRTEKELQHRGLSSTPGQSFFLCILACTLAATATGLSCSASARVGPAAGLSPPRTARRRKRPSFLKYEGEGASDTEHSLPAWEGETDSRKERVVALVQGETEPGMAGSFRFIHEEIEPRLAGSLPLIQGEIEPRLAGSLPLIQGEIEPRLAGSLPLIQGEIEPRLAGSFPFIRGGTESQMEAGLPFIQAETEPQMEKAFPFIQGNTESRVAGSLPFVQGETESQMLESPLHTTSD from the coding sequence ATGGAAGCAGAAGAGGCGGCACACGGCGAGTCGCTCTCTGAAGATCGGCGTCGGCTCATCCCGGGAGCAGGCAGAAGACGACAGGGCAGTCTGGCCGCCGCCGTGGCCCAGTGCTTAGCCCTCAGCTTGATATGCACGGCCGGGGCCTACCCCAGCTGGGTCCTGGTGAGCAGCGGCGACAGGAGGAACGATTCGGTACTAGGAGCGGTCTGGGCCGTGCACCCGAGAGATCCTGCTCCTGACTCCCCGCTCCTGGGCCGGGCCGGAGGCGTCCTGATGGTTTCTATAGCTGTCTGCTGCGTCCTGGCCATCCTGAGCGGCTACGGGGCCGTGGTGCTGGACTTCCTGGGGCTGCGGCGGGGCGCAGTGGCCGCTCCCCTCCTGCACGGCTTGGCCACCCTGCTCGCTGCTGGCGCCGCGGCACTGTGCTCCTGCCTCTTGGAGTTAGTACGGAGCAGACTCCGAACTGAGAAGGAACTGCAGCACCGTGGCCTCTCCTCGACCCCTGGCCAAAGCTTCTTCCTCTGCATACTAGCCTGCACCTTAGCGGCCACTGCGACCGGCCTCAGCTGCAGCGCCTCAGCCCGTGTGGGACCTGCTGCAGGTCTCTCCCCTCCTAGGACAGCGCGGAGGAGGAAAAGACCGAGCTTCCTCAAGTACGAGGGAGAAGGGGCTAGTGACACAGAGCACAGCCTccctgcatgggagggggagactgACTCCCGAAAGGAGAGGGTGGTGGCCTTGGTACAGGGGGAAACTGAACCCGGGATGGCAGGCAGTTTCCGCTTCATACATGAAGAGATTGAACCCCGACTGGCAGGGAGTCTTCCCCTCATACAGGGGGAGATTGAACCCCGACTGGCAGGGAGTCTTCCCCTCATACAGGGGGAGATTGAACCCCGACTGGCAGGGAGTCTTCCCCTCATACAGGGGGAGATTGAACCCCGACTGGCTGGGAGTTTCCCCTTCATAAGGGGAGGAACTGAATCCCAAATGGAGGCGGGTCTCCCCTTCATACAGGCAGAGACTGAGCCCCAAATGGAAAAGGCTTTCCCGTTTATACAGGGCAACACTGAATCCCGAGTGGCAGGGAGTCTCCCATTTGTACAGGGAGAGACTGAATCTCAAATGTTAGAGTCTCCTCTTCATACAACTAGTGACTGA